A genome region from candidate division KSB1 bacterium includes the following:
- a CDS encoding alpha-L-fucosidase: MKSYIFFLVFAFIVIVKAGYSEILSQPQKYVYEPTFESLEKANPVPEWFKDAKFGIYFHWGVYSVPAYANEWYPRNMYIKGSAENKHHTKVYGDVSQWPYDHFITGDKDKQGNFVQFSPRLKSNGGSFDPDEWAQLFADAGAKFAGPVAEHHDGFSMWASEVNPWNAKDMGPKLDLVGLLTDAIRKQDMRVILSMHHAYNITGFYQAVPQTDDPKLQKLYGQQGKEANEAMWLSKHKEIISQYKPDIIWQDFNLHVISQSVLLQFLSYYYNQSAEWNKNVVATYKDGLNPDCAVLDYERGGPVDITENYWLTDDAISSSSWCYTEGIGYYSEKTSASWFY, translated from the coding sequence TTGAAAAGTTATATTTTTTTTCTCGTGTTTGCATTTATTGTGATCGTTAAAGCAGGATATTCTGAAATCTTGTCTCAACCCCAAAAATATGTTTATGAGCCCACGTTTGAATCTCTTGAGAAAGCCAATCCTGTTCCGGAATGGTTCAAGGACGCCAAGTTCGGTATCTATTTCCATTGGGGTGTTTATTCTGTTCCTGCCTATGCCAACGAATGGTATCCCCGGAATATGTATATAAAAGGATCAGCGGAAAACAAACACCACACAAAAGTTTATGGCGATGTTTCTCAGTGGCCATACGATCACTTTATTACCGGTGACAAGGACAAGCAGGGAAATTTTGTTCAGTTCTCGCCCAGGCTCAAATCAAACGGCGGATCATTCGATCCTGACGAATGGGCTCAGCTCTTTGCGGATGCCGGAGCAAAATTTGCCGGTCCGGTGGCTGAGCACCACGACGGGTTTTCCATGTGGGCCAGCGAGGTGAATCCATGGAACGCCAAGGACATGGGACCGAAACTGGATCTGGTTGGTTTATTGACGGATGCCATCCGCAAGCAAGATATGAGGGTTATCCTCTCCATGCACCATGCGTACAACATTACCGGATTTTATCAAGCGGTACCGCAAACAGACGATCCAAAACTCCAAAAGCTTTACGGACAGCAGGGAAAAGAGGCGAATGAAGCCATGTGGCTGAGTAAACATAAGGAAATAATAAGTCAATATAAACCCGATATTATCTGGCAGGATTTTAATCTGCATGTGATCTCTCAATCTGTTCTTCTCCAGTTCTTATCTTACTATTACAATCAGTCAGCCGAATGGAATAAAAATGTGGTGGCTACCTACAAGGATGGTCTGAATCCCGATTGCGCTGTTCTCGATTATGAACGCGGCGGACCCGTCGATATAACTGAAAATTACTGGCTTACCGATGATGCGATCAGTTCCTCAAGCTGGTGCTACACCGAGGGGATTGGATATTATTCCGAAAAAACAAGTGCTTCATGGTTTTATTGA
- a CDS encoding family 43 glycosylhydrolase produces MYYKLWLFLSILMASACFAQVNSNTGTLSEDHTTHTFRYTNPITRNTSISMRDYCIIKVGEKWYCTGTSRPVWTGPNPGVRLLVSDDLLHWEHHSWLIDAGKLPEDCPYNGRFWAPEIHYIQNKYWLTINSGKVTEQDPKGMSAHSVWLFSSDEVTGPYILVNGPLTGQYNNDATLFKDDDGQVYFYCSGNGLFQAKIDLKTGTLTTPIDKFLDKREPGYPEWMMGGIEGPFVIKRDDTYFMFFSTWTRGYEVGLLKSKKPLGPWELVSREPIFGTRKKGYRRELAMSGGYDHLKFEDTEDPYCETGHNALFEGPDGQIWSSCHYMMYEKRPYPYSQTFKSWELTPQMGYEPVYYKNGRLYIDGPRWTEQIVEY; encoded by the coding sequence ATGTATTATAAATTATGGTTATTTTTATCAATCTTGATGGCCTCTGCCTGTTTTGCACAGGTCAACTCAAATACTGGAACATTGTCAGAGGATCATACGACACATACTTTCCGATATACAAATCCAATTACCAGGAACACATCCATCTCAATGCGCGATTATTGTATTATTAAAGTAGGAGAAAAGTGGTATTGCACGGGAACATCCAGGCCTGTTTGGACTGGACCCAATCCGGGAGTACGGCTGTTGGTTTCTGATGATTTGTTACACTGGGAGCACCATTCCTGGTTGATCGATGCGGGTAAACTACCGGAAGATTGTCCTTACAACGGTCGTTTCTGGGCCCCTGAGATTCACTATATACAAAACAAATATTGGCTGACGATCAATAGCGGCAAAGTCACCGAACAAGACCCCAAAGGCATGAGTGCGCACAGTGTTTGGCTTTTTTCGTCCGATGAGGTCACCGGTCCTTATATACTGGTAAACGGACCGTTGACGGGTCAATACAATAACGACGCGACCCTTTTTAAAGACGACGATGGACAGGTTTATTTTTATTGCAGCGGTAATGGTCTTTTTCAGGCAAAAATAGATTTAAAAACCGGAACACTGACAACGCCTATTGATAAGTTTCTTGACAAACGTGAACCCGGTTATCCCGAGTGGATGATGGGAGGAATAGAAGGGCCTTTTGTCATAAAACGCGATGATACCTACTTTATGTTCTTTTCAACCTGGACCCGAGGATATGAGGTGGGCTTGCTGAAATCCAAAAAACCGCTTGGTCCCTGGGAACTGGTATCACGGGAACCGATCTTTGGCACCCGAAAAAAAGGATATCGTCGTGAATTGGCCATGAGTGGGGGATATGATCATTTAAAGTTTGAGGACACGGAAGACCCTTATTGTGAAACCGGGCATAATGCCTTGTTCGAAGGACCGGATGGCCAAATTTGGAGTTCCTGTCATTACATGATGTATGAAAAACGGCCTTATCCGTACAGTCAAACCTTTAAATCATGGGAATTAACCCCTCAAATGGGATATGAACCGGTGTACTATAAAAATGGCAGACTTTATATCGACGGCCCCAGATGGACAGAACAAATTGTTGAATATTAA
- a CDS encoding alpha/beta hydrolase-fold protein yields MKNFYVFLLLAIFITYGICPVPMNAADSGAVEDFKPASTNQPGKEFPKVNSEGRVRARILAPEARRVQLDISAVKYDLTQDENGVWIGDSNPQDEGFHYYQLWIDGAAVPDPNSLYFYGAMRWGSGIEIPAHDQEFYALKNVPHGQIRKILFYSESTDTVRRAFVYTPPGYDQDLTKRYPVLYLQHGWGENETSWPNQGKVNLIMDNLIAEDKANPFIIVMAYGMTNEVKMGGLRNFDIKPFQTVLIDELIPYIDSNFRTLADQSHRAMAGLSMGGFETRLITLKNLDLFSHIGLFSGGSISPEDVENTPDFKEKVKLVFVSYGSRELDRGRGWGGDPRENTKAIKDAGINAHFYVSPNTAHEWQSWRRSLNELAPLLFQD; encoded by the coding sequence ATGAAGAATTTTTATGTTTTTCTACTATTGGCGATTTTCATAACCTACGGAATTTGTCCTGTTCCAATGAATGCTGCTGATTCCGGCGCGGTCGAAGACTTTAAACCTGCCTCTACCAATCAGCCGGGTAAGGAATTTCCCAAAGTTAATTCTGAAGGCCGGGTGCGTGCCAGAATTTTGGCGCCGGAAGCCAGGCGAGTTCAATTGGATATCAGTGCTGTCAAATACGACCTGACTCAGGATGAAAATGGCGTCTGGATCGGGGACTCGAATCCGCAGGACGAAGGGTTTCACTACTATCAGCTTTGGATTGACGGGGCCGCGGTTCCCGATCCCAACAGCTTGTACTTTTATGGCGCCATGCGCTGGGGCAGCGGCATTGAAATTCCGGCCCATGATCAGGAATTTTACGCCCTCAAGAATGTGCCGCACGGTCAAATTCGAAAGATTCTTTTTTACTCGGAAAGCACCGATACTGTACGCCGAGCTTTTGTCTACACCCCGCCTGGTTATGACCAGGATCTGACCAAACGATATCCGGTATTGTACCTGCAGCACGGCTGGGGTGAGAATGAAACCAGCTGGCCCAATCAGGGCAAAGTTAATCTCATTATGGATAACTTGATCGCGGAGGACAAGGCCAATCCTTTTATCATTGTCATGGCCTATGGCATGACGAATGAAGTCAAGATGGGTGGTTTGCGAAATTTCGATATCAAACCGTTTCAAACGGTTCTCATCGACGAGTTGATACCGTATATTGATTCGAATTTCCGCACGCTTGCCGATCAGTCCCATCGCGCTATGGCTGGTCTTTCGATGGGCGGCTTTGAAACCCGATTAATCACTTTGAAAAATCTCGATCTTTTCTCCCATATCGGTCTGTTCAGTGGCGGAAGTATCAGTCCGGAGGATGTCGAAAATACGCCGGATTTTAAAGAAAAAGTCAAACTCGTATTTGTCAGCTATGGCAGCCGTGAACTGGACCGCGGACGCGGCTGGGGAGGCGATCCCCGGGAAAATACCAAAGCGATCAAGGACGCAGGTATTAATGCGCATTTCTATGTATCTCCGAATACGGCTCATGAATGGCAAAGCTGGCGGCGCAGTCTGAACGAATTGGCGCCGCTTTTGTTTCAGGATTAA
- a CDS encoding alpha-N-arabinofuranosidase has protein sequence MKFIKCLFLVVFALATGLLNAEDSQNKKTNRIVVNADLGKETISKFIYGHFAEHLGRCIYGGIYVGEDSDIPNTRGIRNDVVEALKEIGPSVVRWPGGCFADTYHWKDGIGPKEERPSIVNTHWGGVTEDNSFGTHEFLDFCELIGAEPFICVNVGSGTVQEAADWVEYVNSDAKSPMTELRKQNGRAEPWNVKYWAVGNESWGCGGHMTPDYYADLYKRFSTYMRSGRPFRVASGGTDPDFEWTETILKKTQNYTNLIQGYSFHYYTFCHGWDDKSSATQFDENDWFYTMKNTLIMEERLEKHIALMDEYDPENKIGIMADEWGNWFDVEPGTNPGFLYQQNTLRDAVTAALYLNIYNNHARRIKMANIAQMINVLQAMLLTKEEQIVKTPTFYVFKMYKVHHDATLLPIDVVCKDYSYDGMSLPSISASASKDQNGVIHISLCNIDLHNDRSIEIDLRGSNQWSDFAGEIIAAPNKNDYNDFGKPEKVNIQEFSSFSVQNNVLKVDLPAKSVVTIALKN, from the coding sequence ATGAAATTTATCAAGTGTTTGTTTTTGGTAGTATTCGCATTGGCTACAGGTTTACTGAATGCTGAGGATAGCCAAAATAAAAAAACAAATCGGATTGTTGTGAATGCTGATCTTGGTAAAGAAACTATCAGCAAATTTATTTATGGTCATTTTGCCGAACATTTGGGTCGATGTATTTATGGTGGGATTTATGTTGGGGAAGATTCTGATATTCCAAATACACGCGGTATTAGGAATGATGTTGTAGAAGCGCTTAAGGAAATTGGTCCCAGCGTTGTGCGGTGGCCAGGCGGATGTTTTGCGGACACATATCACTGGAAAGACGGTATCGGGCCAAAGGAGGAACGACCTTCCATCGTGAATACGCATTGGGGTGGTGTAACCGAGGATAACAGTTTTGGAACGCACGAATTTTTGGATTTTTGCGAACTGATCGGTGCCGAGCCGTTCATTTGTGTGAATGTGGGCAGCGGGACGGTTCAGGAAGCCGCGGATTGGGTGGAATATGTAAATTCCGATGCAAAAAGTCCAATGACGGAATTGCGAAAGCAAAACGGAAGAGCAGAGCCCTGGAATGTGAAATACTGGGCAGTCGGTAATGAGAGCTGGGGCTGCGGCGGCCATATGACTCCGGATTATTATGCGGATTTGTATAAAAGATTTTCCACATATATGCGTTCCGGGCGTCCGTTTCGGGTCGCCAGCGGCGGAACAGATCCGGATTTTGAATGGACGGAAACCATTCTAAAAAAGACACAAAATTATACAAATTTAATTCAGGGATACTCTTTTCATTACTATACGTTTTGTCATGGCTGGGATGACAAAAGTTCCGCCACACAGTTCGATGAAAACGACTGGTTCTATACCATGAAAAATACGTTGATCATGGAAGAGCGTCTTGAAAAACACATTGCATTAATGGATGAATATGATCCGGAAAATAAAATCGGCATCATGGCAGATGAATGGGGAAACTGGTTCGATGTTGAGCCGGGAACGAATCCGGGCTTTTTGTATCAACAGAACACGCTGCGCGATGCTGTAACCGCCGCTCTTTATCTTAATATTTATAACAACCACGCCAGACGGATCAAGATGGCAAATATTGCCCAGATGATCAATGTTCTGCAGGCCATGCTGCTCACCAAAGAGGAACAGATCGTAAAAACTCCGACTTTTTACGTTTTCAAAATGTACAAAGTGCATCATGATGCCACGCTTTTACCGATTGATGTGGTTTGCAAAGATTATTCATACGACGGTATGTCCTTGCCGAGCATAAGCGCCTCCGCTTCCAAAGATCAAAACGGAGTTATCCACATATCTCTTTGCAACATAGATCTGCACAATGACAGAAGCATAGAGATTGATTTGCGAGGTTCGAATCAATGGTCCGATTTCGCCGGTGAGATTATCGCGGCGCCGAATAAAAATGATTATAATGATTTTGGAAAACCCGAAAAAGTGAATATTCAGGAGTTCTCGTCTTTTAGCGTGCAAAATAATGTACTTAAAGTTGACTTGCCGGCAAAGTCCGTTGTGACCATTGCGCTAAAGAACTAA
- a CDS encoding endo-1,4-beta-xylanase, translating to MANFESYWNQVTPENAGKWGSVEGNRDNMNWSGLDAAYNLAKDNDFPFHFHVLVWGAQQPNWLDSLSSEEQLAEIREWFEAVAERYDDIDYLEVVNEPLPGHNPPDGTSGRANYKAALGGNGDTGWDWVVNAFKLAREVFPSTTELMINDFGIINSTSSTAQYLSLVRLLQREELVDIIGVQGHAFSTNASTVIMKRNLDSLATTGLPVQVTELDIDGPSDAIQLSSYQRIFPALYEHPGVEGITLWGWRRGLWRDDQGAYLLNQDGTERPALEWMRHYLDSLDLATVTVEKVAEVPVEFNLYNNYPNPFNMETRIGYQLSVDGQVSIKIYNMLGQEIFTLLDEFKSSGYHEMRWNAENLSTGIYFYNIQVVSKSGELFTDMKKCILLK from the coding sequence GTGGCTAATTTTGAATCCTACTGGAACCAGGTAACGCCTGAGAATGCGGGTAAATGGGGGAGTGTTGAAGGTAACCGTGACAATATGAATTGGAGCGGCCTGGATGCCGCTTATAATCTTGCAAAGGATAATGATTTTCCATTCCATTTTCACGTTCTTGTTTGGGGAGCACAGCAGCCGAACTGGCTGGATTCTCTGTCCTCCGAAGAGCAGCTTGCGGAGATACGGGAATGGTTTGAAGCGGTGGCGGAGCGGTATGATGACATTGATTATTTAGAGGTTGTCAATGAACCATTGCCGGGTCATAATCCCCCTGACGGCACCAGCGGGCGTGCGAATTACAAAGCTGCTTTGGGAGGAAATGGAGATACGGGTTGGGATTGGGTGGTCAATGCATTCAAGCTGGCTCGAGAGGTTTTTCCATCTACAACAGAACTGATGATCAATGATTTTGGCATAATCAATAGCACAAGCAGTACGGCCCAATATCTGAGTCTTGTAAGATTACTTCAAAGAGAAGAATTGGTTGATATTATAGGTGTTCAGGGGCACGCTTTTTCGACCAATGCATCAACGGTCATTATGAAACGGAATCTTGATTCTTTAGCAACGACAGGATTGCCTGTTCAAGTTACAGAGTTGGATATTGATGGCCCATCCGATGCCATACAACTTTCAAGTTATCAGCGCATTTTTCCGGCTCTTTATGAACATCCAGGAGTCGAAGGAATTACCTTGTGGGGCTGGAGACGTGGATTGTGGCGCGATGATCAGGGTGCTTACCTGCTTAATCAAGATGGCACGGAGCGTCCTGCATTGGAATGGATGCGGCACTATTTGGATAGTTTGGATTTAGCAACTGTTACAGTTGAAAAAGTTGCAGAGGTACCTGTGGAATTCAATCTGTATAATAATTATCCCAATCCGTTTAATATGGAAACACGAATCGGATATCAATTATCGGTTGATGGCCAGGTGAGCATAAAAATATATAATATGCTTGGCCAGGAGATCTTTACGCTACTGGATGAATTTAAATCTTCCGGATATCATGAAATGAGGTGGAACGCGGAAAACCTGAGTACAGGAATTTATTTTTATAACATTCAGGTTGTTAGCAAGAGTGGAGAACTTTTTACAGATATGAAAAAATGTATACTTTTAAAGTGA
- a CDS encoding LamG domain-containing protein: protein MIIKLDFIFGIILIACMNVFSQIDPGDENLTHSWTFDDGTATDMVGAEGNTMGSAQILQGALNTTESDSWLSLPADSIAINTYAEVTIETWFQSVPNGNTGFTMLVSFGNTQNTFGTDYFFMTAARADDVSRTAISCGDANTPWSSETGANGVEYDDGTVHHMVSTLDSTSITLYIDGELQTTTPLDSNNRISEISPLYAYLAKSLYDSDPTWRGYIHEFNIYNKALTADNVLYLFENGKNTFHWVGEEALKPVVVEAESGNMGSDFSVLQDDSVGYVMIESNATAFNPVSGARMISYEVTFPDTGTYDLFARLRVGPNTDDDDSFFYGNGFGEKDSSENADWIFINGLATAGFSEPNDVVRDPGGLGAGMWKWVNLSRNAYQGDTSIAFTVVNDSLTQTFQIGAREDGLDIDKLAFGKSYLYYTVENLDNREIGSAEIPAEMCGKVRLWLPISQNLSGMFTVPLRWLILNPTGTR from the coding sequence ATGATAATAAAACTTGACTTTATATTTGGGATCATATTGATCGCATGTATGAATGTATTCTCACAGATCGATCCGGGAGATGAGAATTTAACTCATTCCTGGACATTTGATGATGGCACCGCTACAGATATGGTTGGTGCAGAGGGAAACACAATGGGATCAGCCCAAATTTTACAAGGTGCCCTTAATACAACTGAATCGGACTCTTGGCTGTCTTTGCCTGCTGATTCGATTGCAATTAACACTTATGCTGAGGTTACAATTGAGACCTGGTTTCAATCTGTTCCGAATGGGAATACCGGATTTACTATGCTGGTATCGTTTGGGAACACACAAAATACATTTGGTACCGATTATTTTTTTATGACAGCTGCACGTGCAGATGACGTCAGTCGCACGGCCATTTCTTGTGGAGATGCGAATACTCCCTGGAGCAGTGAAACCGGGGCAAATGGTGTTGAATACGATGATGGTACGGTGCATCACATGGTGAGTACACTTGATTCGACGAGTATTACTTTATATATCGATGGAGAGTTGCAAACGACTACGCCTCTGGATTCCAATAATCGCATTTCAGAGATCAGTCCCCTTTATGCTTATTTGGCAAAAAGTTTGTATGATAGCGATCCAACCTGGAGAGGCTATATACACGAGTTTAATATCTATAACAAGGCGTTAACAGCGGATAATGTCCTTTATCTTTTTGAAAATGGAAAGAACACTTTTCATTGGGTTGGAGAGGAAGCCTTAAAACCCGTTGTTGTCGAGGCGGAATCTGGCAATATGGGGAGTGATTTCAGTGTATTGCAGGATGATAGTGTTGGTTATGTGATGATAGAATCCAATGCCACTGCTTTCAATCCAGTCAGTGGCGCCCGTATGATTTCCTATGAGGTTACGTTTCCGGACACAGGAACCTATGATTTGTTTGCTCGATTGCGTGTTGGACCGAACACTGATGATGATGACAGTTTTTTCTACGGCAACGGATTTGGAGAAAAGGACAGTTCAGAGAATGCGGACTGGATATTTATCAATGGTCTGGCTACGGCGGGATTTTCGGAACCGAATGATGTGGTGCGTGATCCTGGGGGCCTGGGTGCCGGGATGTGGAAATGGGTCAATCTTTCCCGGAATGCCTATCAAGGGGATACGAGTATTGCGTTCACTGTTGTTAATGACAGTTTAACACAAACATTTCAGATTGGCGCACGGGAAGACGGTTTGGATATTGACAAGCTGGCGTTCGGAAAGTCGTACTTGTATTATACAGTCGAAAATCTGGACAACAGGGAAATAGGGTCCGCAGAGATTCCGGCTGAGATGTGTGGCAAGGTCCGCCTTTGGCTTCCGATCAGCCAAAATTTGTCGGGAATGTTTACAGTTCCCCTCAGGTGGCTAATTTTGAATCCTACTGGAACCAGGTAA
- a CDS encoding DNA-binding transcriptional regulator codes for MKRVILLLETSRAFGRELIIGIARYSRMHGPWSFYKEPIDLKSSIPHLTSWKPDGIIMRDSLITDELLKLNISTILAVHDSNYPPKLPVISTDSDSIAKMASSHLIEKGLTNYAFCGFDNYKWSEGRKLHFNKYINKAGFKVFNYRSLRNNTKNDWDIEQEHVADWIRSLPKPVGIFTCNDDRGQHVLEVCKMMKIKVPEEVLVIGVDNDPLVCDIGDPPLTSIALNIQSAGYQAAGLMDEMINSGKIIRKKIIVSPTHVVQRQSSDILAVNDPEVARAIAFIRKNAKNKLFVKDVVKTTCLSRRTLERRFKESIHRTIYSEIRRMRIELIAKMLIETDLPVSQISSIFDFTDLEHISRYFKIEKGLSLREFRKRYQPR; via the coding sequence ATGAAAAGAGTTATTCTGCTTTTAGAAACATCTCGTGCCTTTGGCAGAGAGTTGATTATTGGCATTGCTCGTTACTCAAGAATGCACGGTCCCTGGTCCTTCTATAAAGAACCCATCGATCTCAAGTCGTCCATTCCGCATTTAACGAGTTGGAAGCCTGATGGAATTATTATGCGCGATTCTTTAATCACAGACGAATTATTGAAATTAAATATATCTACCATTCTTGCTGTGCATGATTCCAATTATCCCCCAAAATTACCTGTTATAAGCACAGATTCTGATTCTATTGCAAAAATGGCAAGCAGTCATTTAATTGAAAAAGGATTGACAAATTATGCCTTTTGTGGTTTTGATAATTACAAGTGGTCAGAGGGGCGCAAGTTACATTTTAACAAGTATATTAATAAAGCCGGTTTCAAGGTGTTTAATTATCGTTCTCTTAGAAATAATACAAAGAATGATTGGGACATAGAACAGGAACATGTAGCCGACTGGATTCGATCTTTGCCTAAACCCGTTGGTATTTTTACATGTAATGATGACCGTGGGCAGCATGTACTGGAAGTATGCAAGATGATGAAAATTAAAGTGCCTGAAGAAGTTCTTGTTATCGGGGTAGATAATGATCCCCTGGTTTGTGATATTGGTGACCCTCCACTTACAAGTATTGCACTAAATATTCAATCTGCCGGCTATCAGGCTGCTGGTTTGATGGATGAAATGATAAATAGTGGTAAAATTATCAGGAAAAAAATTATAGTATCTCCTACACATGTTGTACAAAGGCAGTCGTCAGATATTCTTGCGGTAAATGATCCGGAAGTAGCCCGTGCAATAGCCTTTATCAGAAAAAATGCAAAGAATAAACTTTTTGTAAAAGATGTTGTCAAAACAACCTGTCTTAGCAGGAGAACATTGGAGAGGAGATTTAAAGAGTCAATTCACAGAACCATATATAGTGAAATTCGTAGAATGCGCATTGAATTGATTGCAAAAATGTTAATTGAAACTGATCTGCCCGTCTCTCAAATTTCTTCAATTTTTGATTTTACTGATTTGGAGCATATTTCCCGCTATTTTAAAATTGAAAAAGGTTTGAGTTTGAGAGAATTTCGCAAACGTTATCAACCCCGCTGA